A window of Aythya fuligula isolate bAytFul2 chromosome 22, bAytFul2.pri, whole genome shotgun sequence contains these coding sequences:
- the THYN1 gene encoding thymocyte nuclear protein 1, producing the protein MPWPSRKRDKGAVADKKEPDAKIAKTEEETEDKEEEEKPTKPSAGGSKSGWKNWKKAKESDSGGEESKITYCHWLLKSEPESRLEKGVDVKFSIEDLKAQPNQTTFWDGVRNYQARNFLRAMKLGQQAFFYHSNCKEPGIVAIVKIVKEAYPDHTQFDQKDPHYDSSSRKENPKWSMVDVQFVRMTKRFIPLSEIKSHHLAHKADGGPLKNMMLFTRQRLSIQPLTKEEFDFVLSLEEEKPH; encoded by the exons ATGCCTTGGCCGAGCAGAAAGAGAGACAAAGGAGCAGTAGCAG aTAAAAAGGAGCCTGATGCTAAAATAGCCAAGACTGAGGAGGAGACTGAGGataaggaggaggaagaaaagcccACAAAACCTTCAGCTGGAGGTTCCAAGTCAGGATGGAAGAACTGGAAAAAGGCGAAAGAATCTGACTCTGGTGGGGAAGAAAGCAAGATAACGTATTGTCACTGGCTTCTGAAATCAGAGCCGGAGAGCAGGCTTGAGAAGGGAGTGGATGTGAAA TTCAGCATTGAAGACTTGAAAGCTCAGCCCAATCAGACAACCTTTTGGGATGGAGTAAGAAACTACCAG GCAAGGAATTTCCTGAGAGCCATGAAACTTGGGCAACAGGCCTTCTTCTATCACAGTAACTGCAAAGAGCCTGGTATTGTTGCCATTGTCAAG ATTGTAAAGGAAGCATACCCGGATCACACACAGTTTGATCAGAAGGATCCTCACTATGATTCCTCCAGCAGAAAAGAGAACCCCAAATGGTCCATG GTGGATGTCCAGTTTGTGCGGATGACAAAACGTTTCATCCCGCTTTCTGAAATCAAGAGTCACCACCTGGCACATAAAGCAGACGGAGGGCCCCTGAAGAACATGATGCTCTTCACAAGACAACGTCTTTCCATCCAACCACTGACAAAAG AGGAATTTGATTTTGTCTTGAGCCTGGAAGAGGAAAAGCCACATTAA